A genomic segment from Diospyros lotus cultivar Yz01 chromosome 5, ASM1463336v1, whole genome shotgun sequence encodes:
- the LOC127801236 gene encoding caffeic acid 3-O-methyltransferase-like — MEASANGGSAADAEELQHCSYAMQLASSMVLPMVLQAAVKLEVLEIIAKAGGGAQLSASEIAAQMPTCRNPEAPDLLDRMLRLLVSHSVLTCSMAQGGPRFYGLAPVAKYFVRNQDGASFGPMLSLIQDEICLASWFHLKATILDGGIPFKRAHGMDAFDYICKDQRFSDVVNEAMLKHTTISMKKILQSYKGFEQLTEVVDVGGGLGITLRIITSKYPHINGFNFDLPQVIQHAPAYPGVEHVGGNMFESVPKGEAIILKWILHDWSDEHCLKLLKNCYKALPDGGKVIVVEGILPTTPDASAATIANYGMDLVMMTQNHGGKERTQEEFLALATGAGFSGIRLECFAANFWVMEFYM; from the exons ATGGAGGCTTCTGCGAATGGTGGTAGCGCTGCGGACGCGGAAGAGCTTCAGCACTGCTCCTACGCGATGCAGCTGGCTAGCTCGATGGTGCTTCCGATGGTGTTGCAGGCAGCGGTGAAGCTGGAGGTGCTGGAGATCATAGCCAAAGCGGGTGGTGGCGCCCAACTCTCCGCCTCCGAGATCGCCGCCCAGATGCCTACTTGCCGTAACCCCGAAGCGCCGGACCTCCTGGACCGGATGCTCCGCCTCCTGGTCAGCCACTCCGTCCTGACTTGCTCCATGGCCCAGGGTGGCCCGCGCTTCTACGGGCTTGCCCCCGTCGCCAAATATTTTGTCCGCAACCAAGACGGAGCGTCGTTTGGCCCCATGCTCTCCCTCATTCAGGACGAGATCTGTCTGGCCAGCTG GTTTCATCTGAAGGCAACGATTCTGGATGGAGGCATCCCATTTAAAAGGGCCCATGGGATGGATGCATTTGACTATATCTGCAAAGATCAAAGGTTCAGTGATGTCGTGAACGAGGCAATGCTCAAGCACACAACAATAAGCATGAAGAAAATCCTCCAGTCCTACAAGGGCTTTGAGCAGCTCACGGAGGTGGTTGATGTTGGCGGAGGGCTCGGAATTACGCTCAGAATCATCACATCGAAATACCCCCACATTAATGGCTTCAATTTTGATCTCCCACAAGTGATCCAACATGCCCCAGCCTATCCtg GTGTGGAACATGTTGGGGGAAATATGTTTGAAAGTGTTCCAAAAGGAGAGGCAATCATTTTGAAG TGGATACTTCACGATTGGAGTGATGAACACTGCTTGAAGTTGCTGAAGAATTGCTACAAAGCTCTACCGGACGGTGGAAAGGTGATTGTAGTGGAAGGAATTCTCCCGACGACGCCTGATGCTAGCGCTGCTACAATAGCGAATTACGGGATGGATCTGGTCATGATGACTCAAAACCATGGAGGCAAAGAGCGCACGCAAGAGGAGTTTCTTGCCTTGGCAACTGGAGCTGGATTTTCAGGCATTAGATTGGAGTGTTTCGCCGCCAACTTTTGGGTCATGGAATTTTACATGTAG